The DNA region ACCGACGGTCCAGAGAGCGGTGGCACGCTGCCAGATTCCTTCAGGTGTAAGGAGCGGTCCACTGCTACGCTGATGCCCACGCCCAGGTCTACCGGCCGAAGCGAATCGACACCTTTTTCAGTGGCCTTGGTCTTTCCTGCTCATTTTGGTGACTGCTCGGTTTCGAACAGTGCCCTGAGTTCCTGCAAAAGCTTCTGGGCCTTCTTCCTCTTACGGGTATCCAGGCCGGCCAGCTGCTTGGCGCTGAAGTGGGAGCGCAGTGTGCGGAACTCTTCGGTCAGATCAATGTCCTTTTCCGTACCCGCTGTCGCACGGGCTGGCTTCTCCTGTTTGAGTGCCTGCCGGATATCGCGCACGCCCCACTCTCCTGCCAGCACTTTGGGAAGCCAAGCAGCCTGCTGCACCTCAGAAGCACGGCTCAGTTCCATCACTGAGCTGTAGGGGGCGCCGCTGCGAAGCGCTTCCAAAAGTCCGGTAGGTAACTGCAGGAGCGGCAGGTAATGGCGCTGGAAGCCGGGCAGTGAAATGTCCTTTCCGAGAATACCCAGAGCTTCTTCCGCCGACGTGACGACTTCTTCTGCTGTATTACGCCTTTGACTCAGCAGCTGAATCACTTCCTTCGTCTCCTTGCCCAGCGAGAGACTGACCAGATCAATCACCGCATGGGCCATCTCATAAGCATTGAGGTTCTCCCGCTCCAAGTTTTCTTTGAGGCTATAGAGCCTGGCCTGCCGGTCCTCCAGTGGACGGACGATCGCAGGGATTCTCGGCTGACCGGCCAACTTGGAAGCTCTAAGCCGCCGCTCTCCTGCGACCAGTTCGTACCCCCCGCCCGGCAGGGTGCGGACCAGGATGGGCTGCAATACTCCGTTGGCCTGGATATCTTCTGCCAGGGATTCCAGACCGGTGAAGTCCAACCTGGCCTGGAAGGGCGAAGGCCGGATGTCCCCGACCGGAAGGTATTCCAGTGGAAAACGCTTGCCCTGAGTATCTTCGATCTTCTGCGCGACCGACTTGGTCTCTTCCAGGGCCTGCATCATTCCGGCGCTGAGTTTCCGCTTGGTCATGCGCCGGCTCCAATACGGCTGAGTAGCTGATCCACCAGCAGACGGATCTCCTCTTTTGCTTCGGCGTCTGCCGCGATCGCTCCGACGGGACGACCTTCAGGTTGGCAGCGGTTATAGACGGCTGGCCGGTGGGTGATAAGGCCGGCCAACTGATCTCCCAGTGCCTCCTGGTATACCTCCACCGCCTCCTTGGCGTGAGAGGTGTTGTCCATTTGAGTGATGACGTATAGGGCGATCCTCAGGTTGGGGTTGGTGTACCCGTATTGTTCCAGCATCCGCTGCACTCCCCGAAGAGCGACGATGCCTTTGTAGCGGGCCGGGATAGGAACGATCACCCAGTCGGCAGCGTTGGCAGCGTTGGCCGTCAGCTTGCCGAGTGAGGGCGGCGGATCAAGCAGGATAAAGTCGTAGGTTCCCTCTTCACGCAACTGATCTACCGCCCGGCGCAACCGCCCTTCCGCGTTGGGATAGCCTCCGAGCGCCATGTCGGTGTAACTCAGTTCCAGATGACTGGGAATCAGGGACATCCCATGAACTTCGGTTGGTTCAGGCAAGGGGGTGTAGTGCTCCAGCGAATTCTTGACCGACTCCTCCAGCTCGGCTTTGCCTTGCCCCAGCCACTGGGAAAGGTTGGCCTGAGGATCGAGGTCAATCAGCAGCACCTTGAATCCACGCTGTGCCAGATCGTAGCCAACATCCCTAACGGTGGATGTTTTCGCCGCTCCCCCAGCATGGTTGAAGGCCATCAGCACCTGCGTTCTCTTCGTCATACTTCATATTGCCTGCTTGAGGTGACAGGTTCAAATCTGTTGGCGCAGAGTGAGGGCGCAGGGAGGGATGCGTTTGTGGCGACGTCGCCACAAATAGGTTGTTCAAAGCTGATCTGCCTCCGGAACGCAGAAAATAGCTTTTCGGTAAGTGCCCTACCGCTCATATTCGTTGCCCTGGGCACGGTCGCTTCTGACCAGCTTTCCGTGAACAAGGAGGTTGTCGTCCTTGTAGTGATGTCCTCCACCTACGCCCCGGCTGTCCAGTTGTGGCGACGTCGCCACAGATCACGCTCTTGAGACAGATGGGCGTGTAGAACGCAAAAA from Deinococcus radiophilus includes:
- a CDS encoding ParB/RepB/Spo0J family partition protein, yielding MTKRKLSAGMMQALEETKSVAQKIEDTQGKRFPLEYLPVGDIRPSPFQARLDFTGLESLAEDIQANGVLQPILVRTLPGGGYELVAGERRLRASKLAGQPRIPAIVRPLEDRQARLYSLKENLERENLNAYEMAHAVIDLVSLSLGKETKEVIQLLSQRRNTAEEVVTSAEEALGILGKDISLPGFQRHYLPLLQLPTGLLEALRSGAPYSSVMELSRASEVQQAAWLPKVLAGEWGVRDIRQALKQEKPARATAGTEKDIDLTEEFRTLRSHFSAKQLAGLDTRKRKKAQKLLQELRALFETEQSPK
- a CDS encoding ParA family protein; the protein is MTKRTQVLMAFNHAGGAAKTSTVRDVGYDLAQRGFKVLLIDLDPQANLSQWLGQGKAELEESVKNSLEHYTPLPEPTEVHGMSLIPSHLELSYTDMALGGYPNAEGRLRRAVDQLREEGTYDFILLDPPPSLGKLTANAANAADWVIVPIPARYKGIVALRGVQRMLEQYGYTNPNLRIALYVITQMDNTSHAKEAVEVYQEALGDQLAGLITHRPAVYNRCQPEGRPVGAIAADAEAKEEIRLLVDQLLSRIGAGA